The genomic DNA GCGCTGGCCGGCGCGCTCGGCGGGCACGTCGACCGGGCCGTGATGCGGCTCGTGGACGTCTTCGCCTCCGTACCGCACCTGCTGCTCGGCATCTTCATCGTCGCCCTCTTCCAGCCCGGGGTGTGGCCGGTCGTCGCCTCCGTGGGACTGACGCACTGGGTGTCGACCTGCCGCATCGTGCGCGCCGAGGTGCTGTCGCTGCGCGGCCGGCCGTTCGTGGACGCGGCCGTCTCCGGCGGCGCCTCGCGCACCCGGGTCGCGATCCGCCACCTCGTGCCCGGGGTGCTGCCGCAGGCGGGGCTCGCGGCGGTGCTGATGGTGCCGCACGCCATCTGGCACGAGTCGGCGCTGTCGTTCCTCGGCCTCGGGCTGCCGCCGCACCAGGCCAGCCTGGGCGCGATGGTCCAGGGCGCGCGCGGATCGCTGCTGGCGGGGGACTGGTGGCCGACGCTCTTCCCCGGCCTGTTCATCATCATCCCGACCCTCGCCGTCGCCGGCCTGGCCGGCGCGTGGCGGGAGCGGCTGAACCCGCGCCGCCGATCGGAGCTGACGCTGTGACGGACCGTACGGACCCACACGACGAGAAGGACCGCGCCGCCGCGCCGCTGCTGGCCCTCGACCGGATGTCGGTCCGCTTCCGGATGCCCCGCGGCCGGTACGTCGCGGCCGTCACCGACGTCTCCCTCGCCCTCGCCCCCGGCGAGTGCGTCGCGCTCGTCGGCGAGAGCGGCTGCGGCAAGTCCGTACTCGCCTCGGCGCTCCTCGGGCTGCTGCCCGAGAACGCCGAGACCGCGGGCACCGCGCACCTCGGCGAACTGGAGCTGCTGGGCGCGGAGGAGGCGGAGCTGGCCCGCCGGGTACGGGGCCGCCGCGTCGGCCTCATCCCGCAGTCCCCGGCGGCGCACCTCACGCCCGTACGGACCGTGCGCTCCCAGCTCCAGGAGGTCGTCCGGGAACTGACGGACACCCGCAAGGCCGGGCTGCGCGCGGCCGCCGAAGAGGCCGCGGAGCGCGCCGCGTTCCCCGCCGACCACCTCGACCGCTACCCGCACGAACTGTCCGGCGGCCTCGCCCAGCGTGCCGCCACCGCCCTCGCCCTCGTCGGCGGCCCGCCGCTGCTGCTCGCCGACGAGCCGACCACCGGGCTCGACCGCGACCTCGTCGAGCGCACCGTCGACGAGCTGCGCCGCCAGGTCGACGACGGGCACGGGCTGCTGATGATCACCCACGACCTGGCCGCCGCGGAGCGGATCGCGGACCGGGTCGCGGTGATGTACGCCGGCCGGATCGTCGAACTCGCCGGCGCCGCCGCCTTCTTCGGCGCCCCCGGGCCCCGGCACCCGTACGCCCGCGGCCTCCTCGACGCCCTCCCGGAGCGCGCCTTCACGCCGATCCCCGGGCTGCCGCCGGAGCTGGGCGCGCTGCCGCCGGGCTGCGCGTTCGCGCCGCGGTGCGCGTACGCCACGGCCGCCTGCGCGGCGGTGCCCGCCCTGACGGCGGGGGCGGCCTGCCACCACCCGCTGTCCGCGGCGACCGTACCGCCGGAGAAGCCCGGCAAGCCCGGCAAGCCCGCGAGCGCCGGGGCGCAGCAGGTACCGGCGCCGCGAACAGACGAGCCGGGATCACCGCAGCCGGAGGCCGTCGATGCCCGCTGAAGCCCCGCCCCCGCTGCAACTCCGCGCCGTCACCGCCGGATACGACCGCCGCGCCCCCGTCGTCCGCGACGTCTCCTTCACCCTCGCCCCCGGCGAGGCCGCCGGACTCCTCGGCCCCAGCGGCTGCGGCAAGTCCACCCTCGCCCGCGTCGCCGCGCTGCTCCACCGCCCGGACGCCGGCGAGGTGCTGCTCGACGGCGTGCCTGTACGGGGCTGGCGCCACCGCGCCCCCCGCGCGCAGCGCACCGCCTTCGGCGTCGTCTTCCAGCAGCCCCGCCTGGCCGCCGACCCGCGGCTGACGCTGGCCGCCCTGATCGGTGAGCCGCTGCGCGCCACCGGCCGCCGCGCGGAGGCTCCGTCCCGTACCGGCGAGCTGGCGGCACTCGTCGGCCTCACCCCCGACCTGCTGGCCCGCCGGCCGCACGAGGTGAGCGACGGCCAGCTCCAACGCGCCTGCCTCGCCCGCGCGCTGGCGCTGCGCCCCCTGATCCTGGTCTGCGACGAGATGACGGCGATGCTCGACGCCTCCACCACCGCGGCGCTGGTCGCGGCGGTCGAGGACTACCGCCGCGCCTCGGGCGCCGCGCTGCTGGCCGTGGGGCACGACCGGACGCTGCTGGAGCGCTGGTGCGACCGCACGGTCGCCTGGGAGGAACTGGCCCCGGGGGCGAAGCCCGCGCCGAGTGGCTGATTGCTTTCGTACGGATGGACGGTGCGTGAACGCACCGTCACGGACAGCCCAACGCGTCCGCCAGGCCGGTGAAGTCCCGCGCCATGACATCGGCAGGCACGTCCGCGTCCGCCCCGCCCGCCGGGCCCTTCTCCAGCGGGCGGGAGACGAACGCCGTCCTCAGCCCCGCGCCGCGCGCGCCCGCCAGGTCCCAGCCGTGGCACGCCACCATCAGCAACTCGCCCGGCGCCACGTCCAGCAGCCGCGCGGCCGTCAGATACGGCGCCGGGTCCGGCTTGTACCGCTGCGCCAGCTCGGCGGAGAGGATGCAGTCGAACGGCAGCCCGGCCGCCTTCACCAGGTGGGTCAGCAGCGCGAAGCCGCCGTTGGACAGCGCCGCCACCACGTACCGGCCGCGCAGCCGCGCCAGCCCCGCGGCCGCGTCTTCCCACGCGGGCAGCCGGTGCCAGGCGCGTACCAGCCCGGCGCGGTCGGCGTCGTCGAAGGCGGCGCCGATGCCGTGGCGTTCGAGCAGCTCGTCCAGTGACTCGCGGTGCAGCACGTCGAGATACGCCCACGCCCGCTCGCCGCCGTTGACCCGGCCCATCGACGGCAGGTACATCTCCCGCCACTCGTCGGCGAAGCCGGCGCCGTCCAGCTCCACGCCGCGCCGCCGCGCCAGGTGCGTCACCTGCTCCGCGACGCCCGTGCGCCAGTCGACGGTGGTGCCGAAGACGTCGAACGCAACGGCCCGTACCGCCCCCGGATCGAACTCCGCTTCCGTCACGCGCTTCCCGCCTTCCGTCCGACACCGCCGAACTGGTCCACCGGCTCCGGCTCCCCGCCGCCGTCCGGCCGCCACCGCGGGCACGACACGACACCGGGCGGCAGCAGCTCCAGGCCGGTGAAGAAACCTTCTATCTCCTCCGGCGTCCGCAGCACATACGGCACCGCGCCGCTCCTGTTGTACGCGTCCTGCGCCCGCCTGGCCTCCCGGTGCACCACGCCCGTACCGTCGCTGAGCAGCAGATGGCTGCCCGCGGGCAGCGCGCCGACCAGCCGCGCCACGATCCCGCGCGCCTCGTCGTAGTCCGCGACGTGCCCCAGGATCCCGCTGAGGATCAGCCCCACCGGCTCGTCGAAGTCCAGCGTCTTCGCCGCGCCGGCCAGCACCGCGTCCGGGTCGTGCACGTCGGCGTTCACGTAGTCGCACACCCCGGTCGGCCGGGAGACCAGCAGGGCGCGCGCGTGCGCGAGGACCATCGGGTCGTTGTCGACGTAGACGACCCGCGCCGACGGGTGCACCGCCTGCGCCACCTCGTGCGTGTTCTGGGCCGTCGGCAGCCCGGTGCCGATGTCGAGGAACTGGCGTGTTCCGGCCTCGGCCGCCAGATAGCGCAGGGTGCGGGCGAGGAAGGCCCGGGCGGCGCGGGCGACGTCGACGATGGCGGGCGAGGCCCGCACGTACGCCTCACCCGCGAGCCGGTCGACGCGGTAGTTGTCGCTGCCGCCGAGCCAGAAGTTCCAGATACGCGCCGACTGCGGCACGGCGGTGTCTATCACCGGCGCGCCTCCGCCGCCATCTGCGTCCCCCATCAGATCTCTCCCACCACCAGTCGCGCTGAAGCCACACAAAGTAGTCCAACGGCCCGTGCACCGTAAGCGATCCGGCCACCCGGGCGCACGTCAGTGCGGTCGCCGCGGGCGCGGCCACCGTGGGATCATCCGGGTCCATGAGGCTGGCCGGCGTCGGGCGGCGCTACGGCAGACGCGGCCCCCGGGTGCTGCGCGGGGTCGACCGCGCTGGCGGCGGCGCTGAGCGCCAGGCGCTGACCGGCCCCCGGCCCTCACCGGCCGCCGGTCCTCACACCACCCGCAGCCGTACCGGCGCCTGCGCCGCCGGCTCCGGCAGCCGCAGCGGCCGGGCGCCCGGGGTGATCGAGCCCAGCAGCGCCGCCTCGCGCGCGCCCGTCGCCGACGGGACCGACGCCGGCAGCCCGCACACCGTCAGAAAGCCCAGCAGCGCGAAGAGATACCCCTCCTTGCCCTGCGACGACAGCCCGTGGTCCTCCATCCGCGACACCCGCGCCGGCGCGCACAGTGCTGCCAGCCGCGCCACCAGCGCCGGGTTGCGCACCCCGCCGCCGGAGACGACCAGCTCCTCGACCCCGTACTCCCGGCACGCCGCCGCGACCAGCTCCGCGGTCAGCTCCGTGACGGTGGCCACCAGGTCGTCCAGCGCGGGCCGCGCGCCCGCCGCGGCCACCTGCTCGCGCAGATACGCCCCGTGGAACAGCTCCTTGCCCGTCGACTTGGGCGCCGCCAGCGCGTAGTACGGCTCGGCCAGCAGCCTGCGCAGCAGCTCCCGGTCCACGGTGCCGCGCCGCGCCCGCGCGCCGCCGCTGTCCATCGTCTCCGCGCCGCCGGTGCCGTCGGCCACCGCCGCGTCGATGAGCGCGTTGGCGGGGCCCAGGTCGTACGCGACGACCTCGCCGCCGCGGCCGCGGACCGTGATGTTGGCGATACCGCCGAGGTTCAGCGCCCCGCGCCGCGGTCCAGGACCTTCGCCGAGGAGGAGCAGCGCGTCGAGGGTGGAGGCGAGCGGTGCGCCCTGGCCGCCGCGGGCGATGTCGCGGATGCGGACGTCGGAGACCACCGGCAGCCCGGTGGCCTCGGCGATCCAGGCGGCGTTGCCGAGCTGGAGGGTGCCGCGGGCGCGCCGGCCCTCGACCCAGTGGTAGACGGTCTGGCCGTGCGAGACGACGAGGTCCGCGCGCCCGCCCGCCACCGCCTCGACCGCCTCGGCGGCCACCCGGCCGAAGAACCGGCCCAGTCCGGTGTCGAGCCGGCAGACCTCGGCCATCGTCGTCGCGGCCGGGGGCAGGGCGGCGGCGACGGCGCCGCGCAGCTCGCCGGGGAACGGGGCGCTGTGCAGGCCGCGGGGGTGCAGGAGCAGTTCGTCGCCGGCCAGGCGCAGGTCGCAGACGGCGGCGTCCACGGCGTCGTACGAGGTGCCGCTGAGCAGGCCGACGACGGTGAGCGCGGGGGCGGGGTGCGGGTGGGTCATCGGGCCATTGTCGTCGGCGCGTTCGCGGGGATGCGGGCGGCGTACCGCGGCGGCGTCGAGGTCGCAGGCCCGGCGGCCGGGTGCCGTCCTTGCGCAGAGGCGCGGCGACGGGCCTGCGACCTACTGGGCCAGAACTATACATTTCGGGCATTTCGCCGCAAGGGGAAGCGCGGCCCGACTTGTCAGGCCGTCTGCTGAAATTTCACTGCAAGCCCATTGACGTCGGCCGCAGTCGGCCGTCAAGCTCTCTCCACTGCGTGTTAACGATAACACGAGAACGACCAAGGGAGCCGCCCGATGTCAGGTCGTCATCCGCCGATCCCCCCACCACCCGCCGACCCCCGCACGACCACCCCCCGCACGACAATCCCCGGCGCCGGCCGCTTCGACCGCCGTACCCTGCTGCGGGTCTCCGCGGCCGGCGCGGCCGCCACCGCCACCGGCGGACTTGCCGCCGCCTGCGGCAGCGCCTCCGGAAAAGGGCCCGGCGAAGTCGCCATCCACGGCGACAACGCCACCTGGGAGGCCCCGCTGCAGGCCGCCGGCCAGGCACTCAAGTCCACCGCCGGGGTGCAGCTCGTACCCGAGGTCATCCCGTCCCTGGAGTCCTTCGAACAGATCGTCAAGTCCTCGCTCCGTACCAACAAAACCCCCGACCTGCTCAAGTACTGGTCCGGCTACCGGCTGCGCGACCTTGCCAGGACCGGCGGCATCGAGGACCTGTCGAAGGAGTGGGAGGCCGCCGAGTCCCGCGGCTGGGTCGAGCCCTCGCTGCGCGAGGCGTTCACCTACGGCGGGCGCGTCTACGGGCTGCCGATGAACCTCGCGTACTGGGTGATCTTCTACAACCCCGAGGTCTTCGCGGAGCACCGCCTGAAGAAGCCCGAGACCTGGGACGACTTCCTCACCGCCTGCACCCGGCTGAAGGACAACGGCATCACCCCGCTGCACGGCACCACGGCCGGCCGCTGGCCCGCGTTCATCTGGTTCCAGGAGATCCTGAGCCGTCAGGACCCCCAGTTCTACGACGACCTGATGAACGGGCGCGAGCGCTACACCGACGCGAGGGCCGAACGGGCGCTGCGCACGATCGCCGGCTTCTTCGACAAGAACTGGTTCACCAGCATGGACGTGGACCACAACAACGCCGCCGCCGCCGTCGTCCACGGCGACATCGGGATGGTGGCCTGCGGCACCTGGCTGGGCGGCGTCTTCGACGGTGCCGGCGCCAAGCCGGGCAAGACCGTCGACGCCTTCGTCCTGCCCATGGCCGACCCGGCCGCCCGCCCCTGCGTGATCTTCGAGTCCAGCGCGTTCGCCGTCACCGTCAAGGGCCCGGACAAGGACGAAGCGCTGAAGGCCGCCGGCGGCTGGCTGCACCCCGAGGTCGCCACGGCCTTCGCCCACGGCCTCTCCGACGGCAGCCCCAATCCGATGGTCAAGCCCGCCAACACGGTCATCGACGGTGTGACGCGGCAGTCGAAGGACCTCTGGCTGCTCAACCGCTTCTGGGAACAGGGCCCGCCGGAACTCGTCGAGTCCACCGTGGACGACCTCGCGGGCATGCTCATCGAACCGCACTCGTACCGCAGCGGACTGCGGACCATGCAGGAGCGCGCCGACGAGGCGTGGAAGGTGTGGCGGGAGGCGGAGAAGTCATGACCGACACCGTGGGCACGGCCGAGGCCGCCAAGCCCGTACGCCTCCGCCGCCGCATACCCGTCCGCAGCCCGCACCAGGCCGCGAAGAACACGTCCACCCGCCGCATGGGAGGACCGTTCGCCGGCGTCCCCTGGGCGCTGCCCGCGCTCGCCCTCGTCGGCGTGCTGCTCGTCTATCCCTTCCTCCGCAGCATCTACGGCAGCTTCTTCGAGGACAACGGCTTCACCAGCAGCTTCACCGGCATCGACAACTACACGCGGCTCGCCGAGGACCCGATCTTCGGCCGCTCGCTGCTCAACACCTTCATGTGGGTCGCCGGCACCCTGCTGCTGCCCGTCGTCGCCGGCCTCGCCATCGCGGTGGCCACCCACCGGATGCGCCGCTTCGGCGGCCTCGCCCAGCTCGTCATCGTGCTGCCGTTCGCGATATCCGGCGCCGCCACCGCCGCGCTGTGGCGCTTCATGCTCACCACCGACGGTGCTGTCAACGAGATCCTGCGCGGCGTCGGCCTCGACTCCTGGGCGCAGAGCTGGCTGCTGGAGTGGCCGCAGAACACCATCTCGATGATCGTCGCCAGCACCTGGCAGGCCACCGGACTGAACGTCGTCCTCTTCGCCATCGGCCTGCGCGCCATCCCGCGCGAGACGATCGAGGCCGCCGAGCTGGACGGCGCCACCGGCTGGCGGATGTTCCGCCACATCACGCTGCCGCAGTTGCGCGCCGTGACGGTCGTGGTCGTCGGCATGGCCATCGTCAACAGCCTCAAGGCGTTCGACATGATCTGGGTCCTCACCCAGGGCGGCCCCTCGCGCAGCTCCGAGACGCTGGCGCTGACCATGTACCGCGAGGCGTTCCGCCTCTTCCACGTCGGGTACGGATCCGCCATCGCGCTCGTGCTCTCCGTGATCGTCGTCGCTTCCTCCTGGCTGTACCTCCGCCGCCAGATGCCCGGTGCCAAGGACTGAGAGGAGACACCGACATGGGACGCCACATGCGCAACCTCTTCGTCGCCGGCTGCGTGCTGCTCTGGCTGCTGCCGCTCTACCTGCTGATCGTCAACGCCCTCACCCCCGTCGAGGAGTACACGGGGTCCGTCGACTGGACCCCGCAGGGCTTCGCGATCTTCGACAACCTCAAGACCGCCTGGGTCGACGCCGGCATCGGCGACGGCTTCGCCAGCTCGATGCTGTACGCCGTCGTCTGCGGCGGGGTGGCCGTGGTGGTCGCGGCGATGGCCGCGTTCGCCGTGATCGTGCTGCCGATACCCAGGCCCGCCCTGTGGTTCTGGGTGATCTTCTCCGGGACGCTGTTCCCGCTGCAGATGTTCCTGGCCCCGCTGTTCGGCATGTACGCCGACGCCAACCTCTACGACTCCCGCCTCGGCCTGATGCTCGTCTACGCGGCCTGGGCCATCCCCTTCGCGTTCTTCCTCATCCGCAACCAGATGACGACGATGCCGCCGGAGATCACCGAGGCTGCGATGCTCGACGGTGCGTCCATGCGCCGCATCTTCTGGCGCATCCACGTGCCGCTGATGCGCTCCGGGCTGGGCGCCGCGTTCATCTTCCAGTTCACCGCCGTCTGGAACGACCTGCTGTTCGGCATCACGCTCAGCCGCAGTCCCGAGATCCAGCCGGTGATGGCCGCCCTCAACTCCCTCAACCAGGCGTACAGCTCGGCCGGGCCGCCGGTGATCCTCGCCGGCGCGTTCATCGTCTCGCTGCCCACGCTGCTGGTGTTCCTGGTGTTCCGCGGCCTGTTCCTGCGCGGCATCACCGCCTCCGCCCGCTGACCCGCCCGCCGACTGCCGACGCCCGACCGCCGACCCATCCGCCCGCCGACCCCTGCCCGGCCCACGAACCCGCCCGCTTCACCGCCCGCACCACCGCGGGAGAGTACGGAGACCACCGCATGACCACTCGGGCCCTCGTCAAGACCACCGACTGGGACAACGACCGCATCCGCGACAGCCTGCGCAGCAGCGTCGTCACCGCCGAGGGCAGCCTCGCCGGCACCGCCCTGCGCCTGACCCAGGAGCCGCTGCTCAAGCACGCCGAGGGCGGCGGGCTGCTGCAGAGCCTGCGCGTCGCGGCCACCGGCGGCGCCCTGCCCGACGGCTTCGCCGCCGGTCTCGTCGTACGCACCGAATCCGGCGCGGCGCTGCCCGCCGCGCCGGAACCGGGCCCCGGCGGGTCCGTACGGCTGCTGCTGCCCGCCGTCGACACCGCCCAGCGCGTCACCGTCGGCCTGGCTGCCGGTGGCGGCGCCGGGGCCGACGCCGGCATCGAGCTGACCCTCACCCCGCAGCGGGAGTGGACCCTGCACCTCGTCCACCACTCCCACCTCGACATCGGCTACACCGACCCCCAGGGCCGCGTCCTCGCCGAGCACCTGTCGTTCCTCGACTCCTGCCTGGAGCTGACCCGCGCCACCGACGACTGGCCCGCCGAGTCCCGGTTCCGCTGGTGCGTGGAATCCCTGTGGTCCTTCCGGCAGTGGGCCGACGCCCGCCCCGCCGAGCAGGTCGAGGAGTTCGTACGGCGCGTCCGCGAGGGCCGCATCGAGCTGACCGCCATGCCGTTCAACCTGCACACCGAGACCTGCTCCACCGACGAGCTGCACGAACTGCTGCGGCTCGCCGACGAGGTGCGCGACGAGCACGGTGTCGAGTTCACCTCCGCGATGCAGACCGACGTGCCCGGCGCCGTCGTCGGCCTGGTCGACGCGCTCGCCGCCGCGGGCGTCAGGTACCTGTCCGTGGCGCACAACTGGGCCGGCCGGTCCGTGCCCCACCTCGTCGGCGGCGAGAAGCTGCCCCGGCTCTTCCGCTGGCGCGCGCCCAGCGGCAACAGCATCCTCGTCTGGGTCACCGACACCCCGCACGGCCTGGCCTACATGGAGGGCCCGCTGCTCGGCTTCGACACCGACTACGACAGCGTCGACGACCTGCTGCCCGCCTACCTGACGTCGCTGGCCAGCAACCCGTACCCGTACCGCGGCGGCGTCTTCGGCTGGGCCATGGACCAGGCCGACGTCAAGCGCCAGCCCTACCCGTGGGACATCCTGCACCTGCGCGTGCAGGGCAAGTTCGGCGACAACGCGCCGCCGCGGCGGATCATCGCCGACACCGTCCGCCGCTGGAACGAGACCTGGGCCTACCCCCAGCTCCGGCTCTCCCGCAACGAGGACTTCTTCACCGACGCCGAGGCCCGCCTGGGCGACGAGATCCGCACCTTCGAGGGTGACTGGACCGACTGGTGGGTCGACGGCGTCGGCTCCGGCGCCCGCCCGCTGTCCCTCGCCCGCACCGCGCAGGCCACCGTCGCCGACGCGCAGACCCTCGGCACCTTCGCCGGCATCCTGGGCGCCACGGGAGCCGCCGACGACAGCCGGGACGCGGCCCCCGTCTACGAGGCCGTGTCCCTCTTCGACGAGCACACCTGGGGCGCCGGCGACCCCTGGACCCACGGCGACCACGGCGGCCACAGCGGCGAGGAGCAGTGGCACTGGAAGTACGGGCAGGCGCTGCGCGCGTACGACGACGGCAACTCGCTGCTCGACCGGGCCCGCGCCCGCCTCGGCCAGCGGCTCGCCGGCGCGCCCGACGCCGTGTCGTACCACGTCGTCAACACCTGCTCCTGGGCCCGCACCGACGTCGTGCGGATCTTCCTGCCGGAGAGCAGCGTGCCGCTGGAGCAGCGCGTCGCCGTCCGCGACGCCCGCACCGGCGAGAAGCTGCGGCACGAGGAGCAGGCACAGGTCAACGACGACCACCGGGACGCGGGCCGGTTCCTGCTGGTGTGCGTCGCGGACGTGCCGGCCGCCGGATCCGTACGCCTCGACGTCGTCGCAGAAGGCGCGGACGACGGGACCGCCGACGGCGAGGGCACCGTCCTGAAGGCAGCCACCGGCTGGAACCCCACCGGCGGCACCGAACAGGAGGACCCCGCCGAGACCGCCGCCGCCGCGCACGCCCAGGCCGACCCGACGCTGCTGGAGAACGAGCACCTCGCGGTCCGCGTCGACCTCGCGCGCGCCTGCATCGCCTCGGTCGTCGACAAGGCCACCGGACGCGAACTCGTCCGCGCCGACGCCGTCGCCGGCTTCAACGCCTACATCCACGACAGCTACACCACCGCCGGCGGCTTCAACCACAACTCCAGCCGCACCACCGGCTCCGAGCGCCTGGAGCACCTCGGCAACCGCTCCGTCGCGCCGCCGGCCGCGCTCATCGCGCGCAAGTCCACCGCCACCGGCGAGACCCTCACTTACGAGACCCGCCCCGCCGGCGCCAACCGGGTGCGTACGACACTCACGCTGCCGCACGGCGCCGCCCGCCTCGACATCGACAACCGCGTCGACAAGGACGCCACCCTCGGCAAGGAGAGCGCCTACTTCGCGTTCCCCTTCGCCTTCGAGACGCCCACCGTGCGGATGGAGGCCACCGGCGGCGCCACCGGCACCGGCCTGTCCGTCATCCCCGGCTCCGCGCAGCACATGCGCGCCGTGCGCCGCTGGGTGACGCTCGCCGACGACGGGCTCGCCGTCGCCTGGGCCACCCAGGACGCGCCGCTGGTGCAGTTCGGGAACATCGCGCTGCCGTACGCGCCGTTCCCCAAGACGATGGGCCAGGACGAGCCCGCCACCGTCTTCTCCTGGATCCACAACAACCTGTGGGACACCAACTTCCCCAGCGAGCAGGGCTTCGAGTTCACCTTCCGCTACAGCCTGGCCTGCGGTACGGATGACGCCACCCCGCACGGCTCCCTCGGCGCCCGCACCGCCGCGGGGCTCAGCCGCCCGCTGCACGCCGTACGGGCCCGCGCCCCGCAGGACGGGGGCCCCGAGGTCGCCGACGGGCTGGCGTTCGCCGAGATCGGCGACCCGCGGGTGCGGCTCGTCGGCGCCACCACCCCCGGCGGCGAAGCCGGCGAAGGCGCCGTGCTGCTGCGGCTGCAGTCCTTCGCGGAGGAGCCCGTGGCCTGTCCCGTACGCGCCCTCTTCCCCGTCACCGGGGCCGGGCTCGCCGACTACCTCGGCCGCCCGGGAGACGACCTGCCGGTAACGGACGGAGAGGTCACCGTCGACCTCCCCGCCCTCGGCACGACCGCGGTGCTCTTCCGGCGCCGCTGAACCACATCCGAAGGAGACTGCGTGTACCGGCTCGACCCGCGCTACGCACCCGCCCCGCCGGCCGTCCTCACCACCGGCTGGCGGGCCGTGGCGGCGGAATTCCCCCACGGCCCGGCGGTAGTGGCCGTCGAGGGACCCCCGTCCGCGGACTGGGACGCCCTCGCCGGCCGGCTCCGGCGCGAGCTCACCGCCCGCGGCACCCCCGTGGCACTCCTCGACGTACGGCGCCACTACGCGGCGCCCGACGAGGTCAGACGCCGCACCGAGCGGCCCGAGGACGCCGCCGACCCGCACTACTGCAAGCTCGCCGAGAACCCCCTCGACGACCTCTTCGACACTCCGCCCGCGGCGCGGCGCCCCGACGCCGGGCTGCTGATCGTCTACGGTCCCGGCGCCGCCGTCGTACCGCACGACCTGCTCTGGTACGCCGACGTGCCCAAGCGCTACGCCGAGGCCGCCGTCACCGCCGGCACCACCGGCGCCAACCTGGGCCTGCCCGGCGAAGCACCCGCCCACCGGCGGCTGTTCTACGTCGACTGGCCCATGCTCGACCGCCACCGCGACGCGCTGGCCCGCCGCATCGACGGCTGGCTCGATGTCCAGGACCCCGCCCACCCCGTCCACCTCGACGGCGACGGGCTGCGCACCACCCTCGCCGCACTCGCCCGCCGGCCCGTACGCACCCGGCCCTACTTCAACTCCACCCCCTGGGGCGGCCACTGGGCCCAGCGCGAGCTGGGCTTCGGCCCCGACGCGCCCAACACCGCACTCGGCTACGAGCTGATCGCACCGGAGGCCGGCATCCTGATCGGCACCGGGCCGGACGCGCAGGCCGAGGTGCCGTTCCAGCTCATGTGCGTCCTCGCCCCCGAGGACGTGCTGGGCCCCGAGGTGCACGCGCGCTTCGGCACCTCGTTCCCGATCCGCTTCGACTACCTCGACACCGTCGACGGCGGCAACCTGTCGCTGCACTGCCACCCGCGCGACGCGTACATGCGCGAGCGGTTCGGC from Streptomyces sp. CMB-StM0423 includes the following:
- a CDS encoding ABC transporter permease; amino-acid sequence: MAEAVRKPGAPAAPPGATRWRTRGTGRKSVRTLRVRTSAAVVALAVLAVLVVPPLVQLDQQAVDIGNKLAAPSLSHPFGTDDVGRDVLLRCVYGLRVSLLVGVVAALVATVVGTAVGALAGALGGHVDRAVMRLVDVFASVPHLLLGIFIVALFQPGVWPVVASVGLTHWVSTCRIVRAEVLSLRGRPFVDAAVSGGASRTRVAIRHLVPGVLPQAGLAAVLMVPHAIWHESALSFLGLGLPPHQASLGAMVQGARGSLLAGDWWPTLFPGLFIIIPTLAVAGLAGAWRERLNPRRRSELTL
- a CDS encoding oligopeptide/dipeptide ABC transporter ATP-binding protein, yielding MSVRFRMPRGRYVAAVTDVSLALAPGECVALVGESGCGKSVLASALLGLLPENAETAGTAHLGELELLGAEEAELARRVRGRRVGLIPQSPAAHLTPVRTVRSQLQEVVRELTDTRKAGLRAAAEEAAERAAFPADHLDRYPHELSGGLAQRAATALALVGGPPLLLADEPTTGLDRDLVERTVDELRRQVDDGHGLLMITHDLAAAERIADRVAVMYAGRIVELAGAAAFFGAPGPRHPYARGLLDALPERAFTPIPGLPPELGALPPGCAFAPRCAYATAACAAVPALTAGAACHHPLSAATVPPEKPGKPGKPASAGAQQVPAPRTDEPGSPQPEAVDAR
- a CDS encoding ABC transporter ATP-binding protein, with protein sequence MPAEAPPPLQLRAVTAGYDRRAPVVRDVSFTLAPGEAAGLLGPSGCGKSTLARVAALLHRPDAGEVLLDGVPVRGWRHRAPRAQRTAFGVVFQQPRLAADPRLTLAALIGEPLRATGRRAEAPSRTGELAALVGLTPDLLARRPHEVSDGQLQRACLARALALRPLILVCDEMTAMLDASTTAALVAAVEDYRRASGAALLAVGHDRTLLERWCDRTVAWEELAPGAKPAPSG
- a CDS encoding haloacid dehalogenase type II, whose amino-acid sequence is MTEAEFDPGAVRAVAFDVFGTTVDWRTGVAEQVTHLARRRGVELDGAGFADEWREMYLPSMGRVNGGERAWAYLDVLHRESLDELLERHGIGAAFDDADRAGLVRAWHRLPAWEDAAAGLARLRGRYVVAALSNGGFALLTHLVKAAGLPFDCILSAELAQRYKPDPAPYLTAARLLDVAPGELLMVACHGWDLAGARGAGLRTAFVSRPLEKGPAGGADADVPADVMARDFTGLADALGCP
- a CDS encoding SAM-dependent methyltransferase — its product is MGDADGGGGAPVIDTAVPQSARIWNFWLGGSDNYRVDRLAGEAYVRASPAIVDVARAARAFLARTLRYLAAEAGTRQFLDIGTGLPTAQNTHEVAQAVHPSARVVYVDNDPMVLAHARALLVSRPTGVCDYVNADVHDPDAVLAGAAKTLDFDEPVGLILSGILGHVADYDEARGIVARLVGALPAGSHLLLSDGTGVVHREARRAQDAYNRSGAVPYVLRTPEEIEGFFTGLELLPPGVVSCPRWRPDGGGEPEPVDQFGGVGRKAGSA
- a CDS encoding anhydro-N-acetylmuramic acid kinase — translated: MTHPHPAPALTVVGLLSGTSYDAVDAAVCDLRLAGDELLLHPRGLHSAPFPGELRGAVAAALPPAATTMAEVCRLDTGLGRFFGRVAAEAVEAVAGGRADLVVSHGQTVYHWVEGRRARGTLQLGNAAWIAEATGLPVVSDVRIRDIARGGQGAPLASTLDALLLLGEGPGPRRGALNLGGIANITVRGRGGEVVAYDLGPANALIDAAVADGTGGAETMDSGGARARRGTVDRELLRRLLAEPYYALAAPKSTGKELFHGAYLREQVAAAGARPALDDLVATVTELTAELVAAACREYGVEELVVSGGGVRNPALVARLAALCAPARVSRMEDHGLSSQGKEGYLFALLGFLTVCGLPASVPSATGAREAALLGSITPGARPLRLPEPAAQAPVRLRVV
- a CDS encoding ABC transporter substrate-binding protein; its protein translation is MSGRHPPIPPPPADPRTTTPRTTIPGAGRFDRRTLLRVSAAGAAATATGGLAAACGSASGKGPGEVAIHGDNATWEAPLQAAGQALKSTAGVQLVPEVIPSLESFEQIVKSSLRTNKTPDLLKYWSGYRLRDLARTGGIEDLSKEWEAAESRGWVEPSLREAFTYGGRVYGLPMNLAYWVIFYNPEVFAEHRLKKPETWDDFLTACTRLKDNGITPLHGTTAGRWPAFIWFQEILSRQDPQFYDDLMNGRERYTDARAERALRTIAGFFDKNWFTSMDVDHNNAAAAVVHGDIGMVACGTWLGGVFDGAGAKPGKTVDAFVLPMADPAARPCVIFESSAFAVTVKGPDKDEALKAAGGWLHPEVATAFAHGLSDGSPNPMVKPANTVIDGVTRQSKDLWLLNRFWEQGPPELVESTVDDLAGMLIEPHSYRSGLRTMQERADEAWKVWREAEKS